Proteins from a genomic interval of Nocardioidaceae bacterium:
- a CDS encoding wax ester/triacylglycerol synthase family O-acyltransferase, whose protein sequence is MGEHRVDAVDAIWLNMDRPENLMVIDAVMFLDAPVDRARLEDLLRTRLLDLYPVFSRRPVPARGLRRRQRWQDVEVDLDDHIRSVTLSAPGDDATLQRYVDGFMSAPLPRDRPLWEVHLVDGLSEGSAIFVRLHHAMADGIALTQVLFSLTDLVPEGDRDGSFDPDDPNNQVAAATAPRSVSSTPPAPPTRTPLGVRLARAGGTVLGVLAVLLKLLVTRNPASPVRGRAGAAKRAVWSQPIDLRRIKDIAQHADATVNDVLLSALSGALETYQVDRGSRPIDLPTMIPVNVRPLDQPLPRELGNRFALVLLGLPSGPGSAVARLTETKRRMDAVKASPEPAVTFVLLQGIGLLGGRLRRLVVSFFAAKVTGVTTNVPGPREARYLAGTRIDGVLGWVPGAGGQTFGTCIFTYAGTVRIGFKSDADVVIDPECLLTAFHAEIAALEALVTGPAGGHAARPPELVVR, encoded by the coding sequence ATGGGAGAACATCGGGTCGATGCGGTCGACGCCATCTGGCTCAACATGGACCGACCCGAGAACCTGATGGTGATCGACGCGGTGATGTTCCTCGACGCCCCAGTCGACAGGGCGCGGCTCGAGGACCTCCTGCGTACGCGTCTGCTCGACCTCTATCCCGTCTTCTCCCGGCGCCCCGTGCCGGCCCGCGGCCTGCGTCGGCGCCAGCGGTGGCAGGACGTCGAGGTCGACCTCGACGACCACATCCGCAGCGTCACGCTGTCCGCGCCGGGTGACGACGCGACCCTGCAGCGGTACGTCGACGGCTTCATGTCCGCCCCGCTGCCACGCGACCGGCCGCTGTGGGAGGTGCACCTGGTCGACGGACTGTCCGAGGGGTCGGCGATCTTCGTGCGGCTCCACCACGCGATGGCCGACGGCATCGCGCTGACACAGGTGCTCTTCTCGCTGACGGACCTGGTGCCCGAGGGCGACCGCGACGGGTCCTTCGATCCCGACGACCCCAACAACCAGGTGGCGGCCGCGACCGCCCCCCGGTCGGTGTCCTCGACACCACCGGCGCCCCCGACCAGGACCCCGCTGGGCGTACGGCTCGCCCGGGCCGGCGGCACGGTCCTCGGCGTCCTCGCGGTGCTGCTGAAGCTGCTGGTGACCCGCAACCCCGCCTCGCCGGTCAGGGGCCGGGCCGGTGCAGCGAAGCGTGCGGTGTGGTCGCAGCCGATCGACCTGCGCCGCATCAAGGACATCGCCCAGCACGCCGACGCCACTGTCAACGACGTGCTGCTCTCGGCACTGTCCGGGGCGCTGGAGACCTACCAGGTCGACCGCGGCTCCCGGCCCATCGACCTGCCGACCATGATCCCGGTCAACGTGCGCCCGCTCGACCAGCCGTTGCCCCGCGAGCTGGGGAATCGGTTCGCCCTGGTGCTGCTGGGGCTGCCGTCCGGGCCCGGCTCGGCGGTCGCGCGCCTCACCGAGACCAAGCGACGCATGGACGCCGTCAAGGCCTCGCCGGAGCCTGCCGTCACCTTCGTGCTGCTCCAGGGCATCGGACTGCTGGGCGGCCGGCTGCGACGACTGGTCGTCTCCTTCTTCGCCGCCAAGGTCACCGGGGTGACCACCAACGTGCCGGGTCCTCGGGAGGCGCGCTACCTCGCAGGCACCCGCATCGACGGCGTGCTCGGCTGGGTGCCCGGGGCCGGTGGCCAGACGTTCGGCACCTGCATCTTCACCTACGCCGGCACCGTGCGGATCGGCTTCAAGTCCGACGCGGACGTCGTCATCGACCCCGAGTGCCTCCTGACGGCGTTCCATGCCGAGATCGCGGCGCTGGAAGCACTCGTCACCGGACCCGCCGGCGGGCACGCAGCGCGACCACCCGAGCTCGTCGTGCGCTGA
- a CDS encoding PucR family transcriptional regulator, which yields MAADGPSPRVRQLIRDGAERALDPPAHWHAELEEAIFRGPAGARIAADPELAASTRRAILSNLTSWIAANVRAPGEPVPADVSDVPLTLARDLVRRGLDETALDAYRAGQAVAWQHWMEIAFDLTDDPAELRALLAVTATSIADFVEATVAEVAVRMAATREELSRDLQAERRTLVSLVLRGAPVSASRIRAGLGYTVDGDHHAYVVWSDAAEPDVEGIDRVAEALAPATRSGRAVSVVASTGTRWVWTSDAVDLVTLKRLVGPGVRVAAAGPHAGVEGFRRAHLDALAVQRLLGGPAGAGGARAAVHHDEVAVALLASADREVAARFVIATLGDLVSADTDLQETLRSFVRHHCNATEASAATYTHRNTFLRRLRRAEALLPDGAVDRPVELGVALEVLRWRGGGDLR from the coding sequence GTGGCAGCTGACGGTCCGAGCCCTCGCGTACGCCAGCTCATCCGCGACGGCGCCGAGCGGGCGCTCGACCCGCCCGCGCACTGGCACGCCGAGCTGGAGGAGGCCATCTTCCGCGGGCCGGCGGGCGCGCGCATCGCCGCGGACCCCGAGCTCGCGGCCTCGACCCGGCGGGCGATCCTGTCGAACCTGACGAGCTGGATCGCGGCGAACGTACGCGCCCCGGGCGAGCCGGTGCCCGCGGACGTCTCCGACGTGCCGCTGACCCTGGCTCGCGACCTCGTACGCCGGGGGCTCGACGAGACCGCGCTCGACGCCTACCGCGCCGGGCAGGCGGTGGCGTGGCAGCACTGGATGGAGATCGCCTTCGACCTCACCGACGACCCGGCCGAGCTGCGCGCGCTGCTCGCGGTCACCGCCACCTCGATCGCGGACTTCGTCGAGGCGACCGTCGCGGAGGTGGCCGTGCGGATGGCCGCCACCCGGGAGGAGCTGAGCCGCGACCTGCAGGCCGAGCGCCGCACGTTGGTGTCCCTGGTGCTGCGCGGTGCGCCGGTCAGCGCGTCCCGGATCCGTGCGGGACTGGGCTACACGGTCGACGGCGACCACCACGCGTACGTCGTCTGGAGCGACGCCGCCGAGCCCGACGTCGAAGGCATCGACCGGGTCGCCGAGGCGCTCGCACCCGCGACGAGGTCCGGTCGTGCGGTGAGCGTCGTCGCCAGCACCGGTACGCGGTGGGTGTGGACCTCCGACGCCGTCGACCTCGTGACGCTGAAGCGCCTCGTCGGGCCGGGCGTACGCGTCGCCGCGGCCGGACCCCATGCCGGCGTGGAGGGATTCCGGCGGGCGCACCTGGACGCGCTGGCGGTGCAACGGTTGCTCGGTGGCCCGGCGGGCGCCGGTGGCGCACGGGCGGCGGTGCACCACGACGAGGTCGCCGTCGCCCTGCTCGCCTCGGCCGACCGCGAGGTGGCGGCCCGCTTCGTCATCGCGACCCTCGGCGACCTCGTGAGCGCCGACACGGACCTGCAGGAGACCCTGCGCAGCTTCGTGCGGCACCACTGCAACGCCACCGAGGCGTCTGCGGCGACGTACACCCACCGCAACACGTTCCTGCGGCGCCTGCGTCGGGCCGAGGCGCTGCTGCCTGACGGCGCCGTCGATCGTCCCGTCGAGCTGGGGGTGGCGCTGGAGGTGCTGAGGTGGAGAGGGGGTGGCGACCTCCGCTGA
- a CDS encoding cytochrome P450, which produces MTVTVPAPLRELPGTARTAARWSAQHAAPRLVMRRMAATGDLQGTMLMEHGTGRLHEIFEQIRDEGRVYRGSLGYVTTSHQVCKEVLAGGDFHVGFARGRLPGVLGKAALWAQAGGPIGPLTPPSLLAVEPPDHTRYRKLVTRVFSVRAVQQLRERAITVADELLDDLAGESEVDLVERYCSRLPMTMIAEILGVPPEERQKVLEFGEGAAPSLDLGLDWATFRDVEASLAAFEEWLGEHIARLRANPSDDLMSQLVAATEDGRGLDDHELRATAGLVLAAGFETTVNLLGNGVALLTRHRDQLDGLLAADPGGDEGGGAKPAVERWTNAVDEVLRFDPPVLLTGRSTATDTELDGRSLPAQTMVTVVLAAANRDPEVFDRPQEFDVTRENAGDHLSFSGGRHYCLGAALARMEGEVGLSRLLARYPDLEVLPGATRRPTRILRGYATLPVRLGEPAT; this is translated from the coding sequence ATGACCGTCACCGTGCCCGCACCCCTGCGCGAGCTGCCCGGCACCGCTCGCACCGCGGCCCGGTGGTCGGCCCAGCACGCGGCCCCCCGCCTGGTCATGCGCCGCATGGCCGCGACGGGAGACCTGCAGGGGACCATGCTCATGGAGCACGGAACCGGTCGCCTGCACGAGATCTTCGAGCAGATCCGCGACGAGGGCCGCGTCTACCGAGGCTCCCTCGGCTACGTCACCACCTCCCACCAGGTCTGCAAGGAGGTGCTCGCCGGCGGCGACTTCCATGTCGGCTTCGCCCGGGGACGGCTGCCCGGCGTGCTCGGGAAGGCTGCGCTGTGGGCGCAGGCCGGCGGACCGATCGGTCCGCTCACACCCCCGTCGCTGCTCGCGGTGGAGCCGCCGGACCACACCCGCTACCGGAAGCTCGTCACCCGGGTCTTCTCCGTCCGTGCCGTGCAGCAGCTGCGCGAGCGCGCGATCACCGTGGCCGACGAGCTGCTCGACGACCTGGCCGGTGAGAGCGAGGTGGACCTGGTCGAGCGCTACTGCAGCCGCCTGCCGATGACGATGATCGCCGAGATCCTCGGGGTGCCGCCCGAGGAGCGTCAGAAGGTGCTCGAGTTCGGCGAGGGCGCCGCGCCGAGCCTCGACCTCGGCCTGGACTGGGCGACGTTCCGCGACGTCGAGGCGTCGCTCGCGGCCTTCGAGGAGTGGCTCGGCGAGCACATCGCCCGCCTCCGGGCCAATCCGTCGGACGACCTCATGAGCCAGCTGGTCGCGGCCACCGAGGACGGTCGCGGTCTCGACGACCACGAGCTGCGCGCCACCGCGGGCCTGGTGCTCGCCGCCGGGTTCGAGACCACCGTCAATCTGCTCGGCAACGGCGTCGCGCTGCTCACGCGGCACCGCGACCAGCTCGACGGCCTCCTCGCCGCCGACCCGGGGGGTGACGAGGGGGGCGGAGCGAAGCCAGCGGTGGAGCGCTGGACCAACGCCGTCGACGAGGTGCTCCGCTTCGACCCGCCGGTGCTGCTCACCGGCCGCTCGACGGCGACGGACACCGAGCTCGACGGCCGGTCGCTGCCCGCGCAGACGATGGTCACCGTCGTGCTGGCCGCCGCCAACCGCGACCCCGAGGTCTTCGACCGGCCGCAGGAGTTCGACGTCACCCGCGAGAACGCGGGCGACCACCTCTCCTTCTCCGGCGGACGCCACTACTGCCTCGGTGCGGCGTTGGCGCGCATGGAGGGCGAGGTCGGTCTCTCACGACTCCTCGCGCGCTACCCCGACCTGGAGGTGCTGCCCGGCGCCACCAGGAGGCCGACGCGGATCCTCCGTGGGTACGCCACGCTGCCCGTACGCCTCGGCGAGCCCGCCACCTGA
- a CDS encoding 1-acyl-sn-glycerol-3-phosphate acyltransferase, which translates to MSHEQAARGPLALLARSVIAGSAGEYVRRWHRHDVALDAAMPGEPCLVVANHGFGGVFDLNVLALLRTLTELDEADRTTFLVHDLAWTLRVGPVLERLGCAPGSRESVAEAFGAGRHVAVFPGGDVEAAKPVGERHRIKLDGRDGFAQVAVDHGVPVVPVVTAGAGESLLVLSDGRRLAAALDLPRRLRMETLPVTLSVPWGLNVGLVGLLPYLPLPTKLSTAVLPPMRPHEHESVSMFASRVGVTMQARLDELTAARRPVLG; encoded by the coding sequence ATGAGCCACGAGCAGGCAGCACGTGGGCCGCTCGCGCTTCTCGCCCGGTCCGTGATCGCGGGGTCGGCGGGGGAGTACGTACGCCGGTGGCACCGCCACGACGTGGCCCTCGACGCGGCGATGCCGGGCGAGCCGTGCCTGGTCGTCGCCAACCACGGCTTCGGTGGTGTCTTCGACCTCAACGTGCTCGCGCTGCTGCGTACGCTCACCGAGCTCGACGAGGCCGACCGCACCACGTTCCTCGTGCACGACCTCGCCTGGACCCTGCGCGTCGGTCCGGTGCTCGAACGCCTGGGTTGCGCACCCGGCAGCCGGGAGTCCGTTGCCGAGGCGTTCGGTGCCGGGCGGCACGTCGCGGTCTTCCCCGGCGGCGACGTCGAGGCCGCCAAGCCGGTGGGTGAGCGGCACCGCATCAAGCTCGACGGGCGCGACGGCTTCGCGCAGGTGGCCGTCGACCACGGCGTGCCGGTCGTGCCGGTGGTGACCGCCGGAGCCGGGGAGTCCCTCCTGGTGCTGAGCGACGGCCGTCGGCTGGCTGCGGCGCTGGACCTGCCGCGACGACTCCGCATGGAGACACTGCCGGTGACGCTCTCCGTGCCGTGGGGTCTGAACGTCGGCCTGGTCGGACTGCTGCCCTACCTTCCGCTCCCTACGAAGCTGAGCACGGCGGTGCTGCCGCCGATGCGGCCGCACGAGCACGAGTCCGTGTCGATGTTCGCGTCACGGGTCGGTGTCACGATGCAGGCCCGGCTCGACGAGCTCACCGCCGCGCGTCGACCCGTTCTCGGGTGA
- a CDS encoding HAMP domain-containing histidine kinase yields MSTVPTSPDATTPAALGEATGSEDPHVLVDRRGRVVWANAAALELIDPGCEGRLWSDVIGMPAEPVAALLSDARRSTSQVPLTMRVTGRTGQLGGVSGARLSALDARVLLRVRSERGGFGELTATLDRLNAEIARRQDVEEELSRVLNTTVLSLQRSNAALSEFAETAAHDLRSPLARISGFAELVADSADLDPASAAMLGRIEQAALDAAELVETLLTEARTRARDNHQDVCLVDLLAWVRSMVDERAVVVRHEDDLPTVRVAEQPVRQLLLNLVQNSAKHRTGPDPAHVLVSVVEASDVCTVSVADDGPGIPEDARATVFERGFSTSAGGTSGLGLHLCRRIVQQHGGTIEVTDSPLGGCAFTFTLPVANAA; encoded by the coding sequence GTGAGCACGGTCCCCACCTCGCCGGACGCGACGACTCCTGCCGCCCTCGGCGAGGCGACGGGGTCGGAGGACCCCCACGTCCTCGTGGACCGACGAGGCCGCGTCGTCTGGGCCAACGCCGCCGCCCTGGAGCTGATCGACCCGGGCTGCGAGGGCCGGCTCTGGTCCGACGTCATCGGCATGCCGGCCGAGCCGGTCGCCGCGCTGCTCTCCGACGCGCGCAGGTCGACCAGTCAGGTGCCGCTGACCATGAGGGTGACAGGCAGGACCGGCCAGCTCGGAGGCGTCTCCGGAGCCCGTCTGTCCGCCCTGGACGCGCGCGTGCTCCTGCGCGTACGCAGCGAGCGCGGGGGCTTCGGGGAGCTCACGGCCACCCTCGACAGGCTCAACGCCGAGATCGCGCGCCGACAGGACGTCGAGGAGGAGCTCAGTCGCGTGCTGAACACGACCGTCCTGAGCCTGCAGCGCTCCAACGCCGCGCTCAGCGAGTTCGCCGAGACCGCCGCACACGACCTGCGGTCCCCCCTCGCGAGGATCTCCGGCTTCGCCGAGCTCGTCGCCGACTCCGCCGATCTGGACCCGGCGAGCGCCGCGATGCTCGGGCGGATAGAACAGGCGGCCCTGGACGCCGCGGAGCTGGTGGAGACGCTGCTGACCGAGGCCAGGACCCGCGCGCGCGACAACCACCAGGACGTGTGCCTGGTCGACCTGCTCGCGTGGGTCCGGTCGATGGTCGACGAGCGCGCCGTGGTGGTGCGCCACGAGGACGACCTGCCGACCGTCCGGGTCGCGGAGCAACCCGTGCGTCAGCTGCTCCTGAACCTAGTGCAGAACTCCGCGAAGCACCGCACGGGACCCGACCCCGCGCACGTCCTGGTCAGCGTCGTCGAGGCCTCGGACGTCTGCACCGTCAGCGTCGCCGACGACGGTCCGGGCATCCCCGAGGACGCGCGAGCCACGGTCTTCGAGCGCGGCTTCAGCACCTCCGCCGGCGGCACCTCGGGCCTCGGCCTCCACCTGTGCCGCCGCATCGTGCAGCAGCACGGCGGCACCATCGAGGTCACCGACTCGCCGCTCGGCGGGTGCGCCTTCACCTTCACGTTGCCGGTCGCGAACGCCGCGTGA
- a CDS encoding NADH:flavin oxidoreductase encodes MTSLADPISFPHGPDWRNRFALAPLTNKQSHADGTLSDDEHDWLVARGHGGFGLVMTCAAYVAPAGQAWSGQLGVAADRHDEGLVRLADSLRATGARSSVQLHHGGRRSDPALHGGPNRCPWYDPDKGAVALSTDEVKQSVEDFVDAAVRAEKAGFDGAEVHGAHGYLVGQFLDGRSNLREDGYGGSLEDRMRFLREILAGIRESTGPQFQLGVRLSPEGFGIPVAEARETTRTVLDDGHLDYVDLSLWDVFMQPRGDAVPEVVEADPAGEGLLIDHFLDLPRGGTQLGVTGSVRSAEAATWCLERGAEGADFVSLGFGAIIHHDFAKRAIADDDFVAEQPPITREHLRAEAVSESFIDYLDEGWKGFVA; translated from the coding sequence ATGACCTCCCTCGCCGACCCGATCTCCTTCCCCCACGGCCCCGACTGGCGCAACCGCTTCGCGCTCGCACCGCTGACCAACAAGCAGTCGCACGCCGACGGCACGCTCAGCGACGACGAGCACGACTGGCTCGTTGCGCGCGGCCACGGCGGCTTCGGCCTCGTGATGACCTGCGCCGCGTACGTCGCGCCGGCCGGCCAGGCGTGGAGCGGGCAGCTCGGCGTCGCCGCGGACCGCCACGACGAGGGCCTCGTACGCCTCGCGGACTCCCTGCGCGCCACGGGCGCCCGCTCCTCGGTGCAGCTGCACCACGGCGGCCGCCGCTCGGACCCGGCGCTGCACGGCGGTCCGAACCGGTGCCCCTGGTACGACCCCGACAAGGGCGCCGTGGCCCTGAGCACCGACGAGGTGAAGCAGAGCGTCGAGGACTTCGTCGACGCCGCCGTCCGAGCGGAGAAGGCGGGCTTCGACGGTGCCGAGGTGCACGGGGCGCACGGCTACCTCGTGGGTCAGTTCCTCGACGGTCGATCGAACCTGCGCGAGGACGGGTACGGCGGCTCGCTCGAGGACCGCATGCGGTTCCTGCGCGAGATCCTCGCCGGTATCCGCGAGTCGACCGGACCGCAGTTCCAGCTGGGCGTACGCCTGTCGCCGGAGGGCTTCGGCATCCCCGTCGCCGAGGCGCGCGAGACCACGCGCACCGTGCTCGACGACGGTCACCTCGACTACGTCGACCTCTCGCTCTGGGACGTCTTCATGCAGCCCCGCGGCGATGCGGTGCCCGAGGTGGTCGAGGCGGACCCCGCGGGCGAGGGCCTGCTGATCGACCACTTCCTCGACCTGCCCCGGGGTGGGACGCAGCTCGGGGTGACCGGCTCGGTCCGCTCGGCCGAGGCCGCGACCTGGTGCCTCGAGCGGGGTGCGGAGGGTGCCGACTTCGTCTCCCTCGGGTTCGGCGCGATCATCCACCACGACTTCGCCAAGCGCGCCATCGCCGACGACGACTTCGTGGCCGAGCAGCCGCCGATCACTCGCGAGCACCTGCGTGCGGAGGCGGTGAGCGAGAGCTTCATCGACTACCTCGACGAGGGGTGGAAGGGCTTCGTCGCCTGA
- the hrpB gene encoding ATP-dependent helicase HrpB, whose product MPDPIRRLLENPPDLPVAAGLSEVAAALGERGAVVLQAPPGSGKTTLVPPAVADGVGGRVVVTAPRRIAARAAASRLASLMGEHVGETVGYTVRDDRRVSRSTRIEVVTDGILLRRLQHDPELPGVDAVVLDEVHERHLDGDLALAFTLDVRAHLRPDLQVVAMSATIEAERTAALLGSPADPAPVVTVPGSLHPVERVWAPPPTSVLRTDERGVTPAFLDHVAVVVRRALAEQAGDVLVFVPGIGEVGGVVHRLTGLPDTEVLPLHGRLSSTEQDRVLQPVRGRRRVVVSTAVAESSLTVPGVRVVVDAGLARRPETDHRRGLSGLVTVRASRAAADQRAGRAGREAPGAAYRCWGEADHAHLPAHPEPEVATADLTAYALELAAWGEPDGSGLALPDAPPPAAFTAAREALVDLGAVDADGALTDRGRAMVGMPVDPRLARALLEGAPLVGSRRAAEVVAMLAEEVRVPGGDLVAGLRRSRGDRAGGAWRRTRVRLERMVGNAESAEPAERLPDDLTVGLVAALVHPGRVARRRAGTDSTTYLMASGTGAVLPRGSELAGAPWLVVADADRRPGARDATIRLAAAISEEVALEAAATLWTETDEVTWADGRLVARTVVRLGAIELSSSPLPDPPVEAVTAALRSGFRRDGLDVLPWSSAARALRQRLAFLRRALGDPWPDVSDDALLDDLEGWLGHELGRVRSATDLRRIDVLAALRGLLPWPEATRLDELAPERLTVPSGSSVALDYAPDSGGDPVLAVRVQEVFGLSETPRLADGRVPVVMHLLSPARRPAAVTSDLASFWVNGYPGVRADLRGRYPKHAWPEDPTTAEPARGVRRRG is encoded by the coding sequence GTGCCCGACCCGATCCGTCGCCTGCTCGAGAACCCGCCGGACCTACCGGTCGCGGCGGGCCTCAGCGAGGTCGCCGCTGCGCTGGGCGAACGCGGCGCGGTCGTGCTGCAGGCACCTCCGGGAAGCGGCAAGACGACGCTCGTTCCGCCGGCCGTCGCGGACGGGGTCGGCGGTCGGGTCGTCGTCACGGCACCGCGTCGCATCGCCGCGCGCGCTGCCGCGTCACGGCTCGCCTCGCTGATGGGTGAGCACGTGGGTGAGACGGTCGGGTACACCGTGCGCGACGACCGTCGCGTCAGTCGTTCCACCCGCATCGAGGTCGTCACCGACGGGATCCTCCTGCGGCGTCTCCAGCATGACCCCGAACTCCCCGGGGTCGACGCGGTCGTGCTCGACGAGGTGCACGAGCGCCACCTCGACGGTGACCTCGCCCTCGCGTTCACCCTCGACGTACGGGCGCACCTGCGCCCCGACCTGCAGGTCGTGGCGATGTCGGCGACGATCGAGGCCGAGCGCACGGCCGCCCTGCTCGGCTCCCCAGCCGACCCCGCGCCGGTGGTCACCGTGCCCGGGTCGCTCCACCCCGTCGAGCGCGTGTGGGCTCCCCCGCCGACCTCGGTGCTGCGGACCGACGAGCGTGGTGTGACGCCGGCGTTCCTGGACCACGTCGCCGTCGTCGTCCGCCGTGCACTCGCCGAGCAGGCCGGCGACGTGCTCGTGTTCGTGCCCGGTATCGGCGAAGTCGGCGGGGTCGTGCACCGGCTCACGGGTCTTCCCGACACCGAGGTGCTCCCGCTGCACGGCCGGCTCAGCTCCACCGAGCAGGACCGGGTGCTGCAACCCGTCCGCGGACGTCGGCGAGTCGTGGTCTCCACCGCCGTCGCCGAGAGCTCGCTGACGGTGCCGGGCGTACGCGTCGTGGTCGACGCCGGGCTCGCTCGGCGACCCGAGACCGATCACCGGCGAGGCCTGTCGGGACTCGTCACCGTGCGCGCCAGCCGGGCCGCCGCTGACCAGCGCGCCGGTCGGGCGGGTCGCGAGGCACCGGGGGCGGCGTACCGGTGCTGGGGGGAGGCCGACCACGCCCACCTGCCCGCCCACCCGGAGCCCGAGGTCGCGACCGCGGACCTGACCGCGTACGCGCTGGAGCTCGCGGCGTGGGGTGAGCCGGACGGCTCCGGACTCGCGCTGCCCGACGCCCCTCCGCCGGCTGCCTTCACCGCCGCGCGGGAGGCACTCGTGGACCTCGGGGCGGTGGACGCCGACGGGGCCCTGACCGACCGTGGGCGGGCGATGGTGGGGATGCCGGTCGACCCGAGGCTCGCGCGTGCGCTGCTCGAGGGCGCACCGCTGGTGGGATCGCGTCGGGCGGCCGAGGTCGTGGCGATGCTCGCCGAGGAGGTGCGGGTGCCGGGTGGGGACCTCGTGGCGGGTCTGCGGAGGTCGCGTGGTGACCGTGCCGGTGGTGCGTGGCGACGGACGAGGGTCCGGCTCGAGCGTATGGTCGGCAACGCGGAGTCGGCAGAGCCGGCAGAGCGGCTGCCCGACGACCTCACGGTCGGTCTCGTCGCGGCGCTCGTCCACCCCGGACGTGTCGCCCGGCGTCGCGCCGGCACGGACTCGACGACCTATCTCATGGCGTCCGGCACCGGGGCGGTGCTTCCGCGAGGGTCGGAGCTGGCGGGTGCCCCGTGGCTGGTCGTCGCCGACGCCGATCGTCGTCCCGGGGCCAGGGACGCGACCATCCGGCTCGCCGCGGCCATCAGCGAGGAAGTCGCCCTCGAGGCCGCGGCGACGCTGTGGACCGAGACCGACGAGGTGACCTGGGCCGACGGTCGCCTGGTGGCGCGCACGGTGGTGCGGCTCGGAGCGATCGAGCTCTCGTCCTCTCCGCTGCCCGACCCACCCGTCGAGGCCGTCACCGCGGCCCTGCGCAGCGGCTTTCGTCGCGACGGGCTCGACGTGCTGCCGTGGTCCTCGGCGGCACGGGCGCTGCGACAGCGGCTCGCGTTCCTCCGCCGCGCGCTCGGCGACCCGTGGCCCGATGTCTCGGACGACGCGCTCCTCGACGACCTGGAGGGATGGCTCGGCCACGAGCTCGGGCGCGTACGCAGCGCCACCGACCTGCGCCGCATCGACGTCCTCGCCGCTCTGCGCGGACTGCTTCCCTGGCCCGAGGCGACCCGGCTGGACGAGCTCGCCCCCGAGCGGCTCACGGTGCCGAGCGGCTCCTCGGTGGCCCTGGACTACGCACCTGACTCCGGCGGCGATCCGGTGCTCGCGGTGCGGGTGCAGGAGGTGTTCGGGCTCTCGGAGACCCCGCGGCTGGCCGACGGGCGGGTGCCGGTGGTGATGCACCTGCTCTCACCGGCACGGCGGCCGGCCGCGGTCACGAGCGACCTGGCGTCGTTCTGGGTCAACGGCTACCCGGGCGTACGCGCCGACCTGCGGGGGCGGTACCCGAAGCACGCCTGGCCCGAGGACCCGACGACGGCCGAGCCGGCCCGGGGCGTACGCCGGCGCGGTTGA
- a CDS encoding SRPBCC family protein codes for MTTERISATHVLPATSAQVFAVLADPSAHAAIDGTGWVTDAVDAAPLTHVGQLFAMGMFHERGGGAYETVNEVTAFEAGRVIAWRTGYQERGDDELTVGGWWWRYDLEPSTEGTTVTLTYDWSAVGAEPRTYLDFPPFPAHHLPNSLHHLETLATRGRKERR; via the coding sequence ATGACGACGGAACGCATCAGCGCCACGCACGTCCTGCCGGCAACATCCGCACAGGTCTTCGCCGTGCTCGCCGACCCGTCCGCGCACGCCGCCATCGACGGCACCGGGTGGGTGACGGACGCGGTCGACGCCGCGCCGCTCACCCACGTCGGACAGCTCTTCGCGATGGGAATGTTCCACGAGCGCGGCGGCGGGGCGTACGAGACCGTCAACGAGGTCACCGCGTTCGAGGCGGGCCGCGTGATCGCCTGGCGCACCGGCTACCAGGAGCGGGGAGACGACGAGCTCACCGTCGGCGGCTGGTGGTGGCGCTACGACCTCGAACCGTCGACCGAGGGCACCACCGTGACGCTGACGTACGACTGGTCGGCCGTGGGTGCGGAGCCTCGCACCTACCTGGACTTCCCGCCGTTCCCGGCGCACCATCTCCCGAACTCGCTGCACCACCTCGAGACGCTCGCCACGCGCGGGCGGAAGGAGCGCCGATGA
- a CDS encoding DUF899 domain-containing protein, whose product MTAREAPDAAPPIVGRPAFDEALAAQIEAEKEVTRLGDRVSAARRRLPMIEVEDYEFTGPDGPVRLTELFGDHYLLLVQNVMYGADWGDEGCPSCTWATDNLPQRMGRFDEHGIAFAMVSQGPIEKLQAWREKQGWDHTWVSSGGTTYDDDWGWIHRSEGYTGPQPGYSYYLLRDGRPYLTYMTRARGTEAILPLAHIMDRTVYGRQQDWEDSPEGWPQEPTYG is encoded by the coding sequence ATGACGGCACGAGAGGCTCCCGACGCCGCCCCGCCGATCGTCGGCCGCCCCGCCTTCGACGAGGCTCTCGCCGCGCAGATCGAGGCAGAGAAAGAGGTCACCCGACTGGGCGACCGGGTCTCGGCGGCGCGACGGCGGCTGCCGATGATCGAGGTGGAAGACTACGAGTTCACCGGACCCGACGGGCCCGTACGCCTCACCGAGCTGTTCGGTGACCACTACCTCCTGCTGGTGCAGAACGTGATGTACGGCGCCGACTGGGGCGACGAGGGCTGCCCGAGCTGCACCTGGGCGACCGACAACCTGCCGCAGCGCATGGGTCGCTTCGACGAGCACGGCATCGCCTTCGCGATGGTCTCCCAGGGGCCGATCGAGAAGCTGCAGGCGTGGCGCGAGAAGCAGGGTTGGGACCACACCTGGGTCTCGTCCGGAGGCACGACCTACGACGACGACTGGGGTTGGATCCACCGCAGCGAGGGCTACACGGGACCGCAGCCCGGCTACTCCTACTACCTGCTGCGCGACGGCAGGCCGTATCTCACGTACATGACCAGGGCCCGCGGCACCGAGGCGATCCTGCCGCTGGCGCACATCATGGACCGCACCGTGTACGGACGGCAGCAGGACTGGGAGGACAGCCCGGAGGGGTGGCCGCAGGAGCCGACGTACGGCTGA